One window of the Paraburkholderia sp. PGU19 genome contains the following:
- a CDS encoding HU family DNA-binding protein, which translates to MNKTELIDHIAQQADISKAAAGRALDAVIGGVKGTLKKGGSVTLVGFGTFAVGKRTARTGRNPRTGAAIKIKAAKVPKFRPGKALKDALN; encoded by the coding sequence ATGAATAAAACGGAATTGATCGATCACATCGCGCAGCAAGCCGACATTTCGAAAGCGGCAGCAGGTCGCGCGTTGGATGCCGTGATCGGTGGCGTCAAAGGCACGTTGAAAAAAGGTGGTTCTGTGACGTTGGTCGGCTTCGGCACGTTCGCCGTCGGCAAGCGCACGGCGCGCACCGGTCGCAATCCGCGTACGGGCGCAGCAATCAAGATCAAGGCAGCCAAGGTTCCTAAATTTAGGCCTGGCAAAGCGCTAAAGGATGCGTTAAACTAA